Proteins co-encoded in one Cytophaga hutchinsonii ATCC 33406 genomic window:
- a CDS encoding PorP/SprF family type IX secretion system membrane protein, with amino-acid sequence MKKSYLLLCFMFCCAVGAFAQQRPQYTQYMVNPFLLNPAVSGTEDYADLRAGYRKQWAGFEGSPRTMYVSAHTNIGKHLVTNNRSRSKKNGFHGIGGIITNDAIGATNTTTLSAAYSYHLKVSKKVFVSLGAMGGFNQFSLDANKLQPASQGDNLIQSQSKMGLGDITVGGWVYSDKFYFGASMAQLAPSLTFTRTGEALNYQLAHHYFVMAGYMIPLGYDFKFIPSVCIKGLTPAPLSFDINAKIRYKDFLWAGVSYRNRDAVAGMVGIIINNTFDISYSYDYVTSDIHKYTGGSHEIVVGYRLRSQGRIICPSNFW; translated from the coding sequence ATGAAAAAGTCTTATTTGTTATTGTGTTTCATGTTTTGTTGTGCAGTTGGCGCGTTTGCTCAGCAGCGTCCGCAATACACGCAGTATATGGTTAACCCGTTTTTGTTAAACCCGGCCGTTTCGGGAACAGAAGACTATGCAGATCTGCGGGCAGGTTACCGCAAGCAGTGGGCAGGTTTTGAAGGATCACCGCGTACCATGTATGTGAGTGCGCATACCAATATCGGCAAGCATTTAGTTACCAATAACCGTTCAAGAAGCAAGAAAAACGGTTTCCATGGAATCGGCGGTATTATAACCAACGATGCGATCGGAGCCACCAATACGACCACGTTGAGTGCAGCATATTCCTACCATTTGAAAGTATCCAAAAAGGTATTTGTATCGCTGGGTGCTATGGGTGGATTTAACCAGTTTTCGCTGGATGCCAACAAGCTTCAGCCGGCCTCTCAAGGAGATAACCTGATCCAGAGCCAGTCGAAGATGGGTTTAGGGGATATCACAGTTGGTGGCTGGGTGTATTCAGATAAGTTTTACTTTGGAGCCTCTATGGCTCAGCTGGCACCGAGCTTAACGTTTACACGTACAGGGGAAGCGCTTAACTATCAGCTGGCGCACCATTATTTTGTGATGGCCGGCTATATGATCCCGCTGGGTTATGATTTTAAATTCATTCCATCGGTTTGTATCAAAGGGTTAACGCCTGCGCCTTTATCGTTTGATATCAATGCGAAGATCCGTTACAAGGATTTTTTATGGGCCGGAGTATCGTACAGAAACCGGGATGCGGTAGCGGGTATGGTTGGGATCATCATCAACAATACCTTTGATATCAGCTATTCCTATGACTATGTAACCAGCGACATTCATAAATATACAGGAGGCTCCCATGAGATTGTGGTAGGGTACCGCTTACGCTCTCAGGGCAGAATCATCTGCCCCTCTAACTTCTGGTAA
- a CDS encoding DUF4468 domain-containing protein, with protein MKYILAITFVLSSLILVNAQSALPIDPLTNKVTWQETIPLDSVTRDEMYARCKRWLAHYYKVETLAIDSEVNYTVANNANFSISLTYDFKYKSENNIAYTITLNQKEGKYRVTITDFRFYKIASGAKTQLPLEQAYAKMTSQNKTETTTQVKTEIDKVLADLKLFMVKGYVKTQDDW; from the coding sequence ATGAAATATATTTTAGCAATAACATTCGTACTAAGCAGCCTGATTCTGGTAAATGCCCAAAGTGCGCTGCCGATTGATCCGCTTACAAACAAAGTTACCTGGCAGGAAACAATTCCGCTGGATAGTGTTACACGCGATGAGATGTATGCCAGATGCAAACGCTGGCTGGCACATTATTACAAAGTTGAAACCCTGGCTATTGATAGTGAAGTAAATTATACTGTAGCAAATAACGCTAATTTCAGCATTAGCCTGACATACGATTTCAAGTATAAATCGGAAAATAACATTGCCTATACAATCACGCTCAATCAAAAAGAAGGGAAATACCGCGTTACCATTACAGATTTTAGATTTTACAAAATTGCTTCCGGGGCAAAAACGCAGCTGCCGCTGGAACAGGCATATGCAAAGATGACAAGCCAGAACAAAACAGAAACCACAACACAAGTAAAAACAGAAATAGATAAAGTACTGGCAGACTTAAAACTATTTATGGTGAAGGGTTATGTTAAGACCCAGGATGACTGGTAA
- a CDS encoding gamma carbonic anhydrase family protein → MALIKSVLGKTPQFGENCWLADNATVVGNVEMGEFCSVWFNAVVRGDVNRIKIGNKVNIQDGVCIHCTYEKHATIIGDNVSIGHNAIVHGCIVEENVLIGMGAIVMDGCYIEKNSLIAAGAILLEGTRVESGSLYAGIPAKKVKDLAPEQFNTLIDRIANNYVTYAGWFKEEEEK, encoded by the coding sequence ATGGCTTTGATTAAATCTGTTTTGGGTAAAACGCCTCAATTTGGCGAAAATTGTTGGCTGGCGGATAATGCAACAGTCGTTGGAAATGTTGAAATGGGAGAATTTTGCAGTGTTTGGTTTAATGCAGTCGTTCGTGGAGATGTAAACCGTATCAAGATTGGAAACAAAGTAAACATCCAGGATGGCGTTTGTATACATTGCACGTATGAAAAACATGCAACAATTATCGGAGACAACGTTTCTATTGGCCATAATGCGATTGTACACGGATGTATCGTGGAAGAAAATGTATTAATCGGTATGGGCGCAATTGTTATGGATGGCTGTTACATTGAAAAAAATTCGTTAATAGCTGCCGGAGCTATTTTATTGGAGGGTACACGTGTTGAAAGCGGCTCTTTGTATGCGGGTATACCTGCAAAAAAAGTTAAAGATCTGGCTCCAGAACAATTCAATACGCTTATTGATCGTATTGCAAATAATTATGTTACCTATGCAGGCTGGTTTAAAGAGGAAGAAGAAAAGTAA
- the polA gene encoding DNA polymerase I: MKKLFLLDAMALIYRAHFAFSKNPRVTSTGISTGAVFGFTNSLLEILLKEKPTHIGVAFDLQGPTFRHDNFTEYKANRQEQPEDISVAIPYIYRLLEGMNIPILGVPGYEADDIVGTFSKIAPPLGFDVYMMTMDKDYMQLVNEHVFLYRPAYMGNDVEIYDINKVLAKFNIKEVDQVRDILGLQGDTVDNIPGIPGIGEKTAQKLIADFGSVENLIKNADQLKGKQKENVINFAAQGLLSKELATIHCEVPIEFDEEALRVKEYNIEALDQLFDELEFRTLKKRLFGNSSSASETEKKMETKATKKSAAVSSTGQMGLFGMEAAETITEEFDEKGESKETIVRDTIDTVLHDYYVVDTEAEIVRLTNLLLLQESFCFDTETTSLNALEAELVGLAISFRAKEAYYIPFTSDQIQTQRILDLLQPAFEKSSITKVGQNLKYDLLVLKKYNFAIAGPLFDTMLAHYLLEPEMRHGMDTLAEVYLNYTPVSIEQLIGKKGAKQGTMRDVEIEAIKEYAAEDADITFQLYKFFSPLVKDQNLNPLFNEVEMPLSEVLADMELEGVKIDTQALSEFSSLLQTEITAVEKEIYEHAGVQFNISSPKQLGEILFDKLKLDPNAKKTKTGQYATGEDVLTKLDSDHPILANILDYREFQKLKSTYVDALPLLLGKDGRVHTSFNQAVAATGRLSSTNPNLQNIPIRTDRGKEIRRAFVARDNDHVILSADYSQIELRIMAAFSKDESMLNAFRKGVDIHSTTASKVFKVPIEDVTADMRRKAKMVNFGIIYGISAFGLSQRLSIPRKEAAEIITAYFTEFPAVKAYMDACVNSAREVEYVETILGRRRFLRDINSRNMTMRGFAERNAINAPIQGSAADMIKVAMIRIHDWMKKENLKSKMVLQVHDELLFDAHKDEIDLLKTQVEIFMKEAIALDVPMEVGMGIGENWLEAH; encoded by the coding sequence ATGAAAAAATTGTTTTTGTTGGATGCCATGGCACTAATATACCGTGCCCACTTTGCTTTTAGTAAAAACCCAAGAGTAACGTCTACGGGTATTAGTACCGGCGCGGTTTTTGGCTTCACAAATAGTCTGTTAGAAATTCTACTTAAAGAAAAACCTACTCATATTGGTGTTGCTTTTGATTTACAGGGTCCCACATTCAGACATGATAATTTTACAGAATACAAAGCTAACCGCCAGGAACAGCCCGAAGATATAAGCGTTGCCATTCCCTACATTTATCGCCTGCTGGAAGGGATGAATATTCCAATACTTGGTGTTCCCGGGTATGAGGCGGATGATATTGTAGGAACATTTTCTAAAATCGCACCCCCGCTTGGTTTTGATGTGTACATGATGACCATGGATAAAGATTACATGCAGCTGGTAAATGAGCATGTATTTTTATACCGTCCGGCATATATGGGTAATGATGTTGAAATTTATGACATTAATAAAGTATTGGCGAAGTTTAATATCAAGGAAGTAGATCAGGTGCGTGATATTCTTGGTCTGCAAGGCGATACCGTTGATAATATTCCAGGCATTCCAGGCATTGGTGAAAAGACTGCGCAAAAACTTATTGCAGATTTTGGCTCGGTAGAAAATCTGATCAAAAATGCAGATCAGCTTAAAGGCAAGCAAAAAGAAAATGTAATAAACTTTGCTGCTCAAGGTTTACTGTCTAAAGAGCTTGCTACCATACATTGCGAAGTACCGATTGAATTTGATGAAGAAGCTTTGCGTGTTAAAGAATATAATATTGAAGCCTTGGATCAATTGTTTGATGAACTTGAATTCAGGACGCTTAAAAAAAGATTGTTCGGCAACTCCTCTTCTGCATCTGAAACAGAAAAGAAAATGGAAACAAAAGCGACCAAAAAATCTGCTGCTGTTTCATCAACCGGACAAATGGGGCTCTTTGGCATGGAGGCTGCCGAGACTATTACTGAAGAATTTGACGAGAAGGGGGAGTCAAAGGAAACTATTGTGAGAGACACAATTGATACAGTCCTTCACGATTATTATGTGGTAGATACCGAAGCTGAGATTGTCCGTTTAACCAATCTTCTGTTGCTGCAGGAGTCTTTTTGTTTTGATACAGAAACTACCTCTCTTAACGCACTTGAAGCAGAACTTGTCGGGCTTGCTATTTCCTTCCGTGCCAAAGAAGCGTATTATATACCATTTACGTCTGATCAGATTCAGACACAACGTATCCTTGACCTTCTGCAGCCGGCTTTTGAAAAGTCATCCATTACAAAAGTCGGCCAGAATTTGAAATACGACCTGTTGGTTTTGAAAAAATATAATTTTGCCATAGCTGGTCCGTTGTTTGATACAATGCTTGCGCACTATTTGCTTGAGCCTGAAATGCGCCACGGCATGGATACACTTGCTGAAGTCTATTTAAATTATACACCCGTTTCCATTGAGCAGCTTATCGGGAAAAAAGGTGCAAAGCAAGGCACCATGCGTGATGTTGAAATTGAAGCAATAAAAGAATATGCGGCAGAAGATGCAGACATTACTTTTCAGCTTTATAAATTTTTCAGCCCGCTTGTTAAAGATCAAAATCTTAATCCATTGTTCAATGAAGTGGAAATGCCGTTAAGCGAAGTGCTTGCAGATATGGAATTGGAAGGTGTTAAAATTGACACGCAAGCATTGTCCGAATTTTCATCGCTGTTGCAGACAGAGATTACTGCCGTTGAAAAAGAAATCTATGAACATGCGGGTGTACAGTTTAATATTTCTTCTCCGAAACAATTAGGTGAAATACTCTTTGATAAATTAAAGCTCGACCCGAACGCGAAGAAAACGAAGACAGGTCAATATGCAACAGGTGAAGATGTACTTACAAAACTGGATAGTGACCACCCTATTTTGGCAAACATTTTAGATTACAGAGAATTTCAAAAACTTAAATCAACCTATGTAGATGCACTTCCTCTTTTATTGGGAAAAGATGGACGCGTGCATACATCCTTTAACCAGGCTGTTGCTGCCACTGGCAGATTAAGCTCAACCAATCCGAACCTGCAAAATATTCCTATCCGTACAGACAGAGGCAAAGAAATCAGAAGAGCATTTGTTGCACGCGACAACGACCATGTTATCTTGTCGGCCGATTATTCTCAAATCGAATTGCGTATTATGGCTGCTTTCAGCAAAGATGAAAGTATGCTGAACGCTTTTAGAAAAGGCGTTGACATTCATAGCACAACCGCAAGCAAAGTTTTCAAAGTTCCTATTGAAGACGTTACTGCTGATATGCGACGCAAAGCAAAGATGGTCAACTTCGGAATTATTTATGGTATTAGTGCTTTTGGTTTATCACAACGTTTATCGATACCCCGGAAAGAAGCGGCAGAAATAATCACCGCTTATTTTACAGAATTTCCGGCTGTTAAAGCTTATATGGATGCCTGTGTTAACTCTGCACGCGAAGTTGAATATGTTGAAACGATTTTAGGCAGAAGAAGATTCTTGCGCGACATTAACTCCCGCAACATGACCATGCGTGGGTTTGCCGAACGAAATGCAATCAATGCTCCGATTCAGGGAAGTGCTGCTGATATGATCAAAGTAGCCATGATCCGCATTCATGACTGGATGAAAAAAGAAAACCTGAAATCCAAAATGGTTCTTCAGGTGCATGATGAATTACTGTTCGATGCACACAAAGACGAAATTGACCTGTTAAAAACCCAGGTAGAAATTTTTATGAAAGAAGCAATTGCCTTAGATGTTCCTATGGAAGTCGGAATGGGAATTGGTGAAAATTGGCTTGAAGCACACTAA